Proteins encoded together in one Prunus dulcis chromosome 3, ALMONDv2, whole genome shotgun sequence window:
- the LOC117621242 gene encoding probable inactive nicotinamidase At3g16190 has product MANKWKHTALLVIDMQHDFVDMDGPMLLSGGKAIVPNVIKAVQIARQRGMLVVWVVREHDPLGRDVELFRRHLYPAGKVGPTVKGQFGAELVHGLVIQEGDYKLVKTRFSAFFATHLDSFLKGAGIDSLVVTGVQTPNCIRQTVFDGVALDYKSVTVVLDATAAATPEVHAANILDMKNIGVATPTLQEWCESDA; this is encoded by the exons ATGGCAAACAAATGGAAGCACACAGCTCTGCTTGTAATTGACATGCAg CATGATTTCGTAGATATGGATGGTCCTATGCTACTCAGTGGAGGCAAAGCCATAGTCCCAAATGTAATCAAGGCCGTTCAAATCGCAAGGCAGCGTGGCATGCTCGTAGTTTGG GTTGTGCGTGAACATGACCCACTAGGAAGAGATGTTGAGCTTTTCCGCCGGCACTTATATCCTGCTGGGAAGGTTGGTCCAACCGTTAAGGGTCAGTTTGGTGCTGAACTTGTTCATGGGCTTGTGATTCAAGAAGGGGATTATAAGTTGGTCAAGACACGGTTTAGTGCATTCTTTGCTACACATCTTGATTCATTTCTTAAGGGTGCTGGAATTGACAGTTTGGTTGTCACTG GTGTTCAGACTCCAAACTGCATTAGGCAGACTGTGTTTGATGGTGTAGCTTTGGATTACAAATCTGTTACAGTTGTTCTTGATGCCACAGCTGCTGCTACACCTGAAGTACATGCTG CCAATATATTGGACATGAAGAACATTGGAGTTGCAACACCAACCTTACAAGAATGGTGTGAATCTGATGCTTGA